Genomic segment of Mercurialis annua linkage group LG6, ddMerAnnu1.2, whole genome shotgun sequence:
TGCACCAAGCTAACCCTGAGATACGATCTCAGCCACACAAGAATCACATCATAAGGCAAGAGCAAAATGATagaaaatcaagaacaaaacagttttcataaaattaaaacagtGAACCGTACGGCGTCCAATATGGGAAGATTTGCGTACCATATAATGAATTTCAAAACTCATGATTGTAGAGGATTGAGTCTACTGCAGCTGAGACGAGACGGATCCCTATTCGATGCTAAAACGAATGAGATATTGATTAAAAACGAAACGTGACGATTATTGaattaaaacagaaaataaagagATAAACTTACGATCCAAAGCTAATGAGAGACGGATTTTGAACGTATGAAATCAGTGTTTTGTTAGGACTTAGAGACGGTTAGGGTTTGATGAAAGTGAGGGAAAGAATTAGGGTTAAGAACAtgctatatacatatatatatatatatacatatacatatacatatacatatacatatacatatacatatacatatacatatacatatacatatacatatatacatatacatatacatatacatatacatatacatatatacatatacatatacatatacatatacatatatacatatacatatacatatacatatatacatatacatatacatatatatatatatatataaaagaagaTTTCCGTAGTATACAGTTATAGAGAATAGGTAATTAAAGGTATGGGCCACAGTAAAATGCATAAGAGTGAAGATTACATTCAAATGGATGGGCCATGCATGGAAGTGAAGATTAAATTCAAAGTGCATGGCCAAACCAACATTTGCGTTAGCCAAAAATTCATTATGGGCCTAAGTTTTTGCATGGGTTTTATTGCTTTCATGGATTTACTTAATTCATGGAGCAAACCAAATAATTAACTCAAACCACAAATCCGCAACagactttaaataataatttaaaaataataaataaataaatacgggatattacatacaCAAACTATTGACTTTGTAGTCGAATAAGATGTTATTTGATTTTCGTATCAAATAACAGTAAAATAGTATGACCCCTAAACGAAACTGATATTATTAAAGTTCAAGATATCATCTAcgactttcgtttaggtctcagACTAAAACTAGCACCCGAAGTTGTCACAAACTAGCCCGAAAATTAATCCTTAGGGTTGTCCTAAAGTTCAGGGCTGTTACGCGCGACATAATATTCTGATTTATTCAAGCCACCTAAAGGTCAAATTAGCAGAAAAATATATCTAGAATGGTTTAgataacatccttaagtttccgtaccaagaAACAGAACTTAATTCGGAGTTATATAACTAGATATATTGCTCTCGCGATATGGCTGTTCTGCAGCTCATATTTTTGCAATATCGTTAAACTATCTCGCGTGTACTTGACTCGTAACTTATGACTCGTCGAGATTTGAAACCTATTGCTAGCATACCTTGATACCAATCCCTATCCAGCCCTTATATCTCACCATAAACACATTCATTTCATGTCTAAGCACCATTCAAAATACTTAGCCATAAACTACGCACTTTTGTTGAACTAAACATGCCATTTTTCAATCATACATCCTTCAATCTTAATCAGCCCAAACTCATCCTAATTCAGCTCTATATACTCAAAATCATATCCGTAATCATCAACTTAACTCATACCATCACCTTCAGTCTATGGCTGAACCATAAACCAACAATTCATACCAATTTACACACAACAATCATGCTTACTCAAACAAACATCAAACATCATCAATTCAATGAAGATGTTGAATACATAAGCTAAGACTATCATCCAATTTATTCAATCATAGTTAAAAAATTTCAGAAATTCCTTACCCTTCATGAAGCTCCATAGCCGAAGGGTTCAAACTACAATACCCCATCAATTACACTCAAAGGAAGCTTAATTGTACCTTAGACAAATCATAAGCAAAAtcatcaaattttgattataaacCCTAGAAATTATGATCATCAAATCACTAAATTGAACCATAGAAATTACTAATCGATGATCTTACATTGTTTAGCTTGAAGAATAGTGATAATTTGCATCAAAATTCATGAAGAATGGAGAAGAATCATGGTGATAGTGACGAAGGATTGGTGTTTAGCCTTTTGAAGCCAAAAGGGAGAAGAAGGAGCCCTAATTTTCACTAATACTCAAATTTCcaattaaccgtcgtgcttgaTTTCCAATTCATTTCGgaatttctttttcaattaattCTTATTATTTCACGAATGTTATcatgaaaattattagctcgggacttatacttttattttatatttccttAACTTTTAATAAGTCCTGCTGATAATTGCTCCGACgaataaaaatttatacttCAAATTATTATACTATCACCTGCTTACTATTCTTTTCTCAATTATGCTTCTTAAGTCGAGTTCCATTCCCGACCTACTTGACTTATGTGCCATAATTTAGGACTCGTGGCACAATCTGATGACCGTAGGATGTAAGGATTATACATTTTCTGACCTCTGAAAaacttcaaaatatttttgtcaTACTAGCCAAACATGATCACACAAAACCCAATTCAAACTTAACAAAAACTTCAAAACGACATGATTTCGGTTAGTTCGATCCATCCACAACGTGTAAAATCAAAACAACCCATATAAGATCAAACCCCTAATTCAAAACTGAACTCTTACCTTTATTTGATGCTTAAGAAAggtagagaattgaattcttaatccaACGCAACGAATATCAtacaattccgagtccgaaagAAGAAACTGTGATGATCGCAAATTTGATCGCTCAAACCCTTCTCTTCTCCTTCATTCTTAAGTTTCTTATGCTCTGATTTCTATTTCAAATGCTAtctcatttatatatttttggctAATTTGCTTATTTGATTCTTCATTTTTTAGCTTTAATCAATCTTTTCTTTTAACTTATCTTTCAACGAAAcgatcaaataattatttttattctgaTACTTACGTATtgtttatatccaaataaataatactattctaatatctaattaatttatattccgACAATTTCTTTTAATATCATCATTTCTTACTTTATCCAATGCCGATATCCAAATTTTCTTATTCAAATCCTTAAACATGGACGTCCTACTTGATattatcattttctttaatattCAAAATCTTATATTTTTACAACTCTGGTCTCTCTCTGCGGGGCACGTTGCACTAACCGGCACTTGAACTTACAGTgtatttcattttataaatgaaatgaaaaaaaatcttatGCATAAATATCGTGATAAGATACATACTTTTTCCATAGCCAATGTTAGCTCCAAACAAGTCTAGCCATACTATACATAAATACTCCTCTAGTCTCGGGCactaataacaaaataaataaaaccatGACTAAACTACAAAAACTATAATACAGAAACATGTGCACACCTAGAGTACAAGCCAAACGCGTGGAAAACATATTTGTCAGAAAACTAAAAAGCATAGAAGTAGCAGTCTTCAAAAGGGATCCAATTGCACGACTGTGTAGTGGGAATGATACATCTAGCCATGCTTCAGACCCGAAACAAATGCTATTAGCAGCGATATATGTTACGGTCAAACCCATAATGACGTAAACAATAGAACTTTGAAGTAAGAAATGTGAGTCGACATACAAGTAAAATATAACTGAAACATACGCCTGCATGAAAATTAAACATAGTTAATATACacttattcaattttaaaaaatttcctttagtattttatgtttttttattatttgagttAAATACATGCCCCAACTAAATTTTGGAAATGATATTTAAAAAGAATTCCAATCTATGTTTCTTTTCACTAACTCTAATTTTTAAGTTCTTGTTTCTATTctctaaaaaaatcatttagaatccaaaataagtataaaattatGTACCTAATttctcttaaaataataaaataaataaatagtaataagaatttatataaattatatgtaCCAGAGATGATAGCATCAGAATAGAGGCTATAATAAGAGGTCTCCTCCTTCCGAATCTCCAAAAAATCCATGGCTGAAAGAAAATGACCACAGTGTTCAAAAAATAACACACCAGCGGAAAGAGAAACGCTTCATGCAAAGTATAGCCCAGTGATTGAAGTAGAAACGGCCCATAGTTGGTGTGCATAGAAAATCCTAAAAGTTGAACTAAAATTTGCGCTACTACCATGATTACTAAAGCTGGGCGGCTTTCATGATGCAATATCACTTGTAGATGACTAACAACTTTCgttcttaaaatattttcatcaaTCTCTGCACACATGTGATCCACATGGATTGCGTTCAGCACCATTCCCAGCACAACTTTAGATTCACTTATTTTTCTATACTCCAACAACCAGGAAGGTGTCtcaaaaatatagaaatatatCATGAGTAAGAGAAATGCAACTTGAATTATAAATCCAGTTGAAAATCTCCACCCCCACACATGAAAATATGAAGCAGAATAATTCAGCCCTATAGCTAATGTTGTACCAACAGCCATTGAACGTCCAAGTTCTATATTCAATCCGCTCATTCTGTCTAACTCCATCTCAGTAATAATGGTTGGTATTACCTAGCATCAGAAATTATAGGTGCATTGATTATTAAAAGCTATGTTATTTAAATTCTATAAGGAAGATTGAATAACTTTTTACGAATTctatatttgtaaaaaataatatattataagaGACTAAAAGTTAACAACCAATCCTACACTCTAAATTATAAGGTGGTGAAAATTTAAACTCTCCATTACTTTTTGTAATTTACGGTTGTAAACAAGTTATTCTTTACCTTgcacataaaattttaaaataataaagactagtagctattaattttttaaatcatttttatttaaaaaacatttaaaattaacaataataaaaattaaccaGAACTAACAACTGTTAGTACGATTCCCAGTGCCATCAAAACAAAAAGTTGACTTTCCCATATATTCTTCAAGGAAAAAGCAAACAACATCGATATTGAAGCTGCCATGTAAAGGGAAGAAATATACCACTGAAGCTGAAGATTACCAAATCCGCAATTATTGTCGAGATTGTAATGCTTTTTTTTGTGTAGAGTTTAGAAGAAAACGTGACCATATAACTGTCCATATCAAGAACTCCTCCTAAAGAAAGtaaaatgaaaatgatattGATTTATAGTGCTATTCCGGGAATCACATAATCAACGTTAAACACAGTAAAAAATATCAGTGTAACATATAAATAGCAAATTAGCAGTTTTATGTTTAAAAATTGAGTTGGATATTTTCATGGTACATTGTTGAAATGGATAAATTCTTggcttgtcacgacccaatttcatgaatcgtgaccggcgctagggtgtgggtatggttgtacccaaacccgtagcaagccttgcggaaatcaaatgaacatctaaacctgcagaaaaactgctcggggcaaccgagactccaacttaagtctagcagtttataatacagttctattataaataacttaaatatctgaaatgctcaacagcatgccttaaatataataataaaatgttccagtgtaaacatgctaaaataaacaatcggtctaatcgacaatcccaatgcaataacaaatgtaatatataaactagctctactgcggtctaagagtttgaaaatagaaactagtttaataacataaaaacctccgaggaatcaaaagaatcggagtggaccggctttcaaatcataaacctggaaaatttgggaaaacaacggggtcagatatactgagatgagttcgcaatactatttacatttattaagtttaaaacccttaaatcaaaacatttttatactaatataatatgattatggaaaaacagtattgaaatgatcacagcgtaagtatgacatagcatactgataaacccagagtggacgggaacaaatcctcgtcataaatatataccagcgtaagcaagactttagtctgccgtttcccagagtacttaccggtgcacacagtctcgatacaagcctatcgagtagctcgtttcaatccagttccataatccgtaaaaacagttcacaaacatttataatattaaaatacgatgcggtacttaataaagcggtaaatagcactacaaactcactgcttgcttgtccacatgaatcttggcaaacagctaaccctgcgtagactt
This window contains:
- the LOC126687787 gene encoding sugar transport protein 2-like, producing MAASISMLFAFSLKNIWESQLFVLMALGIVLTVVIPTIITEMELDRMSGLNIELGRSMAVGTTLAIGLNYSASYFHVWGWRFSTGFIIQVAFLLLMIYFYIFETPSWLLEYRKISESKVVLGMVLNAIHVDHMCAEIDENILRTKVVSHLQVILHHESRPALVIMPWIFWRFGRRRPLIIASILMLSSLAYVSVIFYLYVDSHFLLQSSIVYVIMGLTKSEHKKLKNEGEEKGLSDQICDHHSFFFRTRNCMIFVALD